In Astatotilapia calliptera chromosome 23, fAstCal1.2, whole genome shotgun sequence, a genomic segment contains:
- the LOC113015686 gene encoding cystathionine beta-synthase-like, with translation MPSVPSSKETTVNSPVCPHAGKLHGFSNGENLKTEEESQEAARNIQIKTKNSSPERKWIRPDLPSRCTWSLEASKSDSPHTQVSRTVAPAILPNILNKIGDTPMVRINNIPKAFGLKCEILAKCEFFNAGGSVKDRISLRMVEDAERAGILKPGDTIIEPTSGNTGIGLALAAAVKGYRCIIVMPEKMSMEKVDVLRALGAEIVRTPTSARFDSPESHVGVAWRLKNEIPNSHILDQYRNPSNPLAHYDTTAEEILEQCEGKVDMLVAGAGTGGTITGIARKLKERCPNIKIIGVDPEGSILAEPEELNKTDKTQYEVEGIGYDFIPTVLDRSVVDTWYKSNDEESFNMSRLLIREEGLLCGGSSGTAMAAAVHAAKELKEGQRCVVILPDSIRNYMSKFLSDKWMVQKGFLREEDLMVKKPWWWNLKLQCLNMSAPLTVLPTVSCQKTIQILKHNGFDQAPVVDDTGLILGMVTLGNMLSSILAGKINLSDPVSKVLYKQFKQITLTDNLGKLSSILEIDHFALVVHEQIQYLTDGSHSKKQMVFGVVTAVDLLNFVTARKRQERSMSESTDELN, from the exons ATgccatcagttccctcatccaAAGAGACCACAGTCAACAGCCCTGTGTGCCCACACGCTGGCAAGCTGCACGGCTTCAGCAACGGAGAGAACCTGAAGACGGAGGAGGAGTCGCAGGAGGCAGCCAGAAACATTCAGATCAAAACAAAGAACTCTTCTCCCGAAAGGAAATGGATCCGGCCCGACCTTCCCAGCCGCTGCACGTGGAGCCTAGAAGCCTCAAAATCCGACTCCCCCCACACTCAAGTTTCAAG GACTGTTGCACCAGCCATTCTCCCCAACATCCTGAACAAAATCGGTGACACTCCCATGGTACGCATCAACAACATCCCCAAAGCCTTTGGActcaaatgtgaaatat TGGCCAAGTGCGAGTTCTTCAATGCGGGCGGCAGTGTCAAGGACAGAATCAGTCTGCGGATGGTGGAGGACGCTGAGAGAGCCGGGATCCTCAAGCCAGGAGACACCATCATAGAGCCCACCTCTGGAAACACTG GTATCGGACTCGCTCTGGCTGCTGCAGTGAAAGGCTACCGTTGCATCATTGTCATGCCAGAGAAGATGAGCATGGAGAAG GTGGATGTCTTGAGAGCACTCGGAGCAGAGATCGTACGTACGCCCACCAGCGCCCGTTTTGATTCGCCAGAGTCTCACGTGGGCGTGGCCTGGCGCCTTAAGAACGAGATCCCCAACTCGCACATCCTGGACCAGTACCGCAACCCGAGCAATCCCCTGGCTCACTACGACACCACAGCCGAGGAGATCCTGGAGCAGTGTGAAG GTAAGGTGGACATGCTGGTGGCTGGTGCAGGCACAGGAGGGACGATCACAGGCATCGCCCGCAAGCTGAAGGAAagatgcccaaatatcaaa ATTATTGGTGTTGATCCTGAAGGTTCAATCCTGGCTGAGCCAGAGGAGCTTAACAAGACCGATAAGACCCAGTACGAGGTGGAGGGCATCGGGTACGACTTCATCCCCACCGTCCTCGACAGATCG GTGGTCGATACGTGGTACAAGTCCAACGATGAGGAGTCCTTCAACATGTCTCGTTTGCTGATCAGAGAGGAAGGCCTGCTGTGCG GAGGCAGCTCGGGGACGGCCATGGCAGCAGCTGTGCATGCCGCCAAGGAGCTGAAAGAGGGCCAGCGCTGTGTGGTGATCCTGCCGGACTCCATCCGCAACTACAT GTCAAAGTTCCTGAGTGATAAGTGGATGGTCCAGAAGGGCTTTTTGAGGGAGGAGGACCTCATGGTGAAGAAACCATG GTGGTGGAACTTGAAGCTGCAGTGCCTGAACATGTCTGCCCCGCTCACTGTCCTGCCTACCGTTAGCTGCCAAAAGACCATCCAGATCCTCAAGCATAATGGCTTCGACCAGGCGCCGGTGGTCGATGACACAGG atTGATCCTGGGCATGGTGACTCTAGGCAACATGCTATCTTCGATCCTTGCAGGGAAGATCAACTTGTCAGATCCTGTcagcaaagtgctttacaagcaGTTCAAACAG ATCACACTGACTGACAACTTGGGAAAGTTGTCCTCGATTTTGGAGATTGACCACTTCGCACTGGTGGTACACGAACAGATCCAAT ACTTGACTGATGGCTCTCATAGCAAAAAGCAGATGGTTTTCGGGGTGGTGACAGCTGTCGACCTGCTCAACTTCGTCACAGCCCGGAAGAGGCAGGAGCGCTCCATGTCAGAATCCACCGATGAGCTGAATTAA
- the LOC113015687 gene encoding splicing factor U2AF 35 kDa subunit — translation MAEYLASIFGTEKDKVNCSFYFKIGACRHGDRCSRLHNKPTFSQTILIQNIYRNPQNSAQTADASRCAVSDVEMQEHYDEFFEEVFTEMEEKYGEVEEMNVCDNLGDHLVGNVYVKFRHEEDAEKAVMDLNNRWFNGQPIHAELSPVTDFREACCRQYEMGECTRGGFCNFMHLKPISRELRRELYGRRRKRHRSRSRSRERRSRSRDRRRDRERRRSRDRERSGRF, via the exons ggTCAATTGTTCCTTCTACTTTAAAATTGGAGCTTGCAGACATGGAGACCGCTGTTCGAGATTGCACAACAAACCAACCTTCAGCCAG ACCATCTTGATTCAGAACATCTACCGCAATCCTCAGAACAGTGCGCAGACAGCCGACGCTTCTCGCT GTGCCGTCAGCGATGTGGAAATGCAGGAGCACTACGATGAGTTCTTTGAG GAGGTGTTCACAGAGATGGAGGAGAAGTATGGAGAAGTGGAGGAGATGAACGTCTGTGATAACTTAGGCGACCACCTCGTCGGCAATGTCTATGTTAAG TTTCGTCACGAGGAGGATGCAGAGAAAGCCGTTATGGACCTTAACAACCGCTGGTTCAATGGCCAGCCCATCCACGCAGAACTCTCCCCAGTCACTGACTTCAGGGAAGCCTGCTGCCGTCAGTATGAAATGGG AGAGTGCACCCGAGGTGGCTTCTGCAACTTCATGCATCTGAAACCAATATCAAGGGAACTGAGGAGGGAGCTGTACGGCCGCCGCAGGAAAAG ACACCGCTCACGCTCGCGCTCCCGGGAACGACGTTCCCGCTCCAGGGATCGACGGCGGGACCGCGAGAGGCGGAGGTCGAGGGATCGAGAACGCTCCGGAAGATTCTGA